One candidate division WOR-3 bacterium genomic region harbors:
- a CDS encoding metallophosphoesterase, with the protein MKKLFSFLFIFGHFCFAFTFVVLGDRTGGAKNEIFKKIIEEIRILKPDFIINVGDLIEGNKKDSLNIVKEWERVLRMLKEVGVKLYFTPGNHDIFSELSEKIYLSLIGKTYYSFSYDNAHFIVLDNSRYNSYFEMPQEMIDWLEKDLQAHKKYRWKFVFFHRPFWRYEYEKKKLKDFPLHQIFKKYKVNYVFSGHDHFYTYLFYDSIHYFQVGPSGSRYKIYFDEKEGAFQNYLFCKVEKNEVTIVVIKPGSIFQKEKFSLEKIISQKRFKEGIKLVPLKISEQREEDTIKLFITNPLDEKVKVSFLWEFSSENYLIDIEKGNFVLEGKSKGIFQFLVKIKKPSQIYPLPRLHLFIDYQETKDSLVLVLPIKREITLKNGEFFTFEELGREDGTSVNLKGKIIISCDKENLYLNYSEEDHFLFDTLFFYFAKNQDTILEIKIPKEGKISWSYGRGIDTKIEKFKQRERERREEIKVPLKEILTNNHTYFNIKLHKEKEVLYLKIPFDFDTKEWYQLNFDR; encoded by the coding sequence ATGAAAAAACTTTTTTCTTTTTTATTTATTTTTGGGCATTTTTGTTTTGCTTTCACCTTCGTTGTTTTGGGTGATAGAACCGGAGGAGCTAAAAACGAAATTTTTAAAAAAATAATTGAAGAGATTAGGATTTTAAAACCCGATTTTATTATTAATGTTGGTGATTTGATTGAAGGTAATAAAAAAGATAGTTTAAACATCGTGAAAGAATGGGAAAGGGTATTAAGAATGTTGAAAGAAGTTGGTGTAAAATTGTATTTTACTCCGGGTAATCATGATATCTTTTCAGAATTATCTGAGAAAATTTATCTTTCTTTAATTGGCAAAACTTATTATTCCTTTTCTTATGATAATGCTCATTTTATAGTTTTAGATAATTCACGATATAACTCTTATTTTGAAATGCCCCAAGAGATGATCGATTGGTTAGAAAAGGATTTGCAAGCCCACAAAAAATACCGTTGGAAGTTTGTTTTTTTTCATCGCCCCTTTTGGCGTTACGAATACGAAAAGAAAAAGTTGAAAGATTTTCCGCTACACCAAATTTTTAAAAAATATAAAGTGAACTATGTTTTTTCCGGTCACGATCACTTCTACACTTACCTTTTTTATGATAGTATCCATTATTTTCAAGTAGGTCCTTCCGGTTCCCGATATAAAATCTATTTTGACGAAAAAGAGGGTGCTTTTCAAAATTATCTTTTTTGTAAAGTAGAAAAAAATGAGGTAACTATTGTAGTTATCAAACCTGGTTCAATATTTCAAAAAGAAAAATTTAGTTTGGAAAAAATTATCTCCCAAAAAAGATTTAAAGAAGGAATAAAATTGGTTCCTTTAAAAATAAGCGAACAGCGAGAAGAGGATACTATTAAACTTTTTATTACTAATCCCCTAGATGAAAAAGTAAAAGTAAGTTTTCTTTGGGAGTTTTCCTCTGAGAATTATTTGATTGATATTGAAAAAGGAAATTTTGTATTGGAAGGTAAAAGCAAGGGAATTTTTCAATTTCTTGTAAAGATAAAAAAACCTTCTCAAATCTATCCTTTGCCCAGACTTCATTTATTTATTGACTACCAAGAGACGAAAGATAGTTTGGTTTTGGTTTTACCCATAAAAAGAGAGATAACCTTAAAAAATGGTGAATTTTTTACTTTCGAAGAATTGGGTAGAGAAGATGGAACTTCAGTAAATTTAAAAGGTAAAATTATTATTAGTTGTGATAAGGAAAATCTTTATCTCAATTATTCGGAGGAAGATCATTTTCTTTTTGATACGCTCTTTTTCTATTTTGCTAAAAATCAAGATACAATTTTAGAAATAAAAATTCCGAAAGAGGGAAAAATAAGTTGGTCTTATGGGCGAGGGATTGATACGAAAATTGAAAAATTTAAACAAAGAGAAAGGGAACGGAGAGAGGAAATAAAAGTACCGTTAAAGGAAATTCTTACCAACAATCATACTTATTTTAACATAAAACTTCATAAAGAAAAAGAAGTTCTTTATTTAAAAATTCCTTTTGATTTCGACACAAAAGAATGGTATCAATTAAATTTTGACAGATGA
- a CDS encoding PQQ-binding-like beta-propeller repeat protein, giving the protein MSKKITLFFIFLVFIFSIGCKKKNNPPEIPQVFGPTKVGVGAEAEYCAFATDPNGDSIRYHFSWDGEKKTTSYYKSGDTAKVTIIFEESKTYSLKVQAEDSKGAISDWSSPLTIEVVANQRPARPTLTGPASGLVNKNYAFTVQTTDPDNDSIRYKFVWGDGRETITDWVASGTPVVESISYADTGTYVIKAIAQDNKYAWSDTSLSIEFKVKKELSAGDIVFVFQAEDEIVSSPAITVYGGDTLIIFGDNGGNIYAIKASTGELKYKGNALISGEDFASSPVIGPDGVIYIGNSGGRIYAFNPNLTKKWVYPDSAQPGLGEITGTPVLSSDGSKLFVGSENDTLYCLSTANGEVLWKFKAIGSINGSCIMDDQGNIYFGESDSGYFYKLEPDNGNLIWEIYLGAPILGQGAIGNNLVYIAVAGKIYGISFDGQITYSASFTDTTTEVIGGPVIGWDGKVIVATDDGYIEVFEPNLTKIYSYQKNPSIKSTPCLAGTEEKVLYINNDAGYLYAINPFTPNGEEHFSVNLGSPFAKKLQAEFISSPVVGDNGIVYVANEEYLFAIIGHNRLPLANTPWPMFQHDPKHSGRAGGRK; this is encoded by the coding sequence ATGAGTAAAAAAATAACTCTTTTTTTTATTTTTTTAGTTTTCATTTTTTCTATCGGTTGTAAAAAGAAAAATAATCCACCGGAAATTCCTCAAGTTTTTGGACCAACTAAAGTAGGTGTGGGAGCAGAAGCAGAATATTGTGCCTTTGCTACTGATCCCAATGGTGACAGTATTCGATATCATTTCTCTTGGGATGGAGAAAAGAAGACCACCAGTTATTATAAATCAGGCGATACCGCAAAAGTAACTATCATTTTTGAAGAATCTAAGACTTATTCTCTAAAGGTTCAAGCAGAAGACAGCAAAGGAGCAATCTCAGATTGGTCCTCTCCTTTAACTATTGAAGTAGTTGCCAATCAAAGACCTGCTCGTCCTACTTTAACCGGACCGGCGAGCGGTTTGGTTAACAAAAATTATGCTTTCACTGTTCAAACAACGGATCCAGATAACGATAGTATTCGTTATAAATTTGTCTGGGGAGATGGCCGGGAAACAATTACCGATTGGGTAGCAAGCGGGACTCCAGTTGTTGAATCGATAAGTTACGCTGATACCGGAACGTATGTAATTAAAGCGATTGCTCAGGATAATAAGTATGCGTGGTCGGATACTTCTCTATCAATTGAATTTAAAGTGAAAAAAGAATTATCAGCAGGCGATATTGTGTTTGTTTTCCAGGCAGAAGATGAGATTGTGAGTTCACCAGCAATTACTGTATATGGTGGCGATACCTTGATAATTTTTGGTGATAATGGCGGAAATATCTATGCGATAAAAGCAAGTACCGGAGAGTTAAAGTATAAAGGAAATGCTTTGATTTCGGGAGAGGATTTTGCTTCTTCACCAGTAATTGGACCCGATGGAGTAATATATATTGGAAATTCTGGTGGCAGAATTTATGCCTTTAATCCTAATCTTACGAAAAAATGGGTGTATCCAGATAGTGCCCAACCAGGTTTGGGAGAAATTACTGGTACGCCAGTATTATCATCCGACGGCAGTAAATTATTTGTGGGCTCCGAGAACGATACTCTTTATTGTCTTTCAACGGCTAATGGCGAAGTTTTATGGAAATTTAAAGCAATAGGAAGTATAAACGGTTCCTGTATAATGGATGACCAAGGAAATATCTACTTTGGTGAGAGTGACAGTGGCTATTTCTATAAATTAGAACCTGATAATGGAAATTTGATTTGGGAAATCTATCTGGGTGCTCCAATTCTTGGTCAAGGTGCGATTGGTAATAATTTAGTATACATCGCTGTCGCAGGAAAAATCTACGGAATTTCTTTTGATGGTCAAATTACTTATAGTGCTTCTTTTACTGATACCACTACCGAGGTTATTGGTGGTCCGGTTATCGGTTGGGACGGAAAGGTAATAGTAGCAACCGATGATGGTTATATAGAAGTTTTTGAACCAAATTTAACAAAAATTTACAGTTATCAAAAGAATCCGTCTATAAAATCTACCCCTTGCCTTGCCGGAACAGAAGAAAAAGTTCTTTATATTAATAATGATGCTGGCTATCTTTATGCCATAAATCCATTCACTCCTAATGGCGAAGAACATTTTTCAGTAAATCTTGGTTCTCCTTTTGCTAAAAAATTACAAGCTGAATTTATAAGTTCACCAGTTGTAGGAGATAATGGGATTGTATATGTTGCTAATGAAGAATATCTTTTCGCAATAATTGGTCACAATCGATTACCGTTAGCTAATACTCCTTGGCCAATGTTTCAGCATGACCCAAAACATAGTGGTAGGGCGGGTGGCAGAAAATAA
- a CDS encoding TRAM domain-containing protein, whose translation MFFKKERNIIIDFKSLEDPRILNFLKLRILDGNIIVCEDIDESGEKNLVLQNLEKLRSLFGKKLKILRGKFNKEKLYQLARKDNSVILTTNPLLKDEEGKVSVVTIDEIYSATKPVFLPGSIITVKIMKKGKDADEGIGYLDGGIKVVVDGGAKFVGKELECEVIGTMETQIGKVIFAKIKYKEMK comes from the coding sequence ATGTTTTTCAAAAAAGAAAGGAATATTATAATTGACTTTAAAAGCTTAGAGGATCCGCGCATTTTGAATTTTTTGAAACTGAGAATTTTGGATGGGAACATTATTGTGTGTGAAGATATTGATGAAAGTGGTGAAAAAAATTTGGTTTTGCAAAATTTGGAAAAACTAAGGTCTCTTTTTGGGAAAAAATTAAAAATCCTTCGAGGTAAATTTAACAAAGAAAAATTATACCAGTTAGCAAGAAAGGATAATAGTGTAATTTTAACTACTAATCCTTTATTAAAAGATGAGGAAGGAAAAGTTTCGGTAGTTACAATTGATGAGATCTATTCGGCTACCAAACCGGTATTTTTACCAGGTTCGATCATTACGGTAAAAATAATGAAAAAAGGGAAAGATGCCGATGAGGGTATTGGTTATTTAGATGGCGGAATAAAAGTGGTGGTAGATGGCGGTGCTAAGTTTGTTGGTAAAGAATTAGAATGTGAAGTAATTGGTACAATGGAAACCCAGATTGGTAAAGTTATTTTTGCTAAAATAAAATATAAAGAAATGAAATAG
- the radA gene encoding DNA repair protein RadA — protein MNFVCENCGYESSKWLGRCPMCGNWNTFREIKGTVKKEEKKGQLVNLAEIKEREEERIKTEIEEFDRVLGGGLVKGSLILIGGEPGIGKSTLSLQISLALLNKGFKVLYVSSEENPFQIKMRYSRLSSLKTNYEKFYLLFSPDLEEIVLQIEELNPQIVIIDSIQTIEDKKIPSVAGSINQVREATLTLLNLAKRKGLPIIIISHVTKQGLIAGPKVLEHMVDVVLYFEGDINTDYRILRCEKNRFGPANEVGIFEMQESGLQEVKNPNFLFLPHLKEEVFGLAFVPLSEGRRIIVTEIQCLATPTYFSYPQRVVQGFDIRRLSILLSVLDIQADINTGRYDIYLNIAGSLQIKETASDLGIICAVASAIRKSPIKRLTCLLGEVGLLGEIRPVSFVRERVKEVQKLGFNRIIVPKENLPISPLTNGLEIIPVNSLREVFEILNLK, from the coding sequence GAAGAGAAAAAAGGACAGTTGGTAAACTTGGCGGAAATAAAAGAAAGAGAAGAAGAAAGAATTAAAACGGAAATTGAAGAATTCGATCGGGTCTTAGGCGGTGGTTTAGTGAAGGGTTCATTAATTTTAATCGGTGGTGAGCCGGGAATTGGCAAATCTACTTTAAGTCTGCAAATTTCTTTAGCCTTACTTAACAAAGGTTTTAAAGTTCTATATGTTTCTAGTGAAGAAAATCCTTTTCAAATAAAAATGAGATATAGCCGTCTTTCTTCTCTAAAAACAAATTACGAAAAATTTTATCTCCTTTTTTCTCCCGATTTAGAAGAGATCGTATTGCAGATTGAAGAATTAAATCCCCAGATAGTAATAATTGATTCAATTCAAACAATCGAAGATAAAAAGATCCCTAGCGTTGCTGGTTCGATTAATCAGGTAAGAGAAGCCACTTTAACACTGTTAAATTTGGCAAAAAGAAAGGGGCTCCCGATAATTATTATCAGCCATGTGACTAAACAAGGTTTAATTGCTGGTCCAAAAGTTTTAGAACATATGGTGGATGTGGTTTTATATTTTGAAGGTGATATTAATACCGATTATCGAATTTTAAGATGCGAAAAAAATCGTTTTGGCCCAGCAAATGAGGTTGGAATTTTTGAAATGCAAGAATCTGGTTTACAGGAAGTGAAAAACCCTAATTTTCTTTTCCTTCCTCATTTAAAGGAAGAAGTTTTTGGATTAGCTTTTGTTCCTTTGTCAGAAGGAAGAAGAATAATTGTTACAGAAATTCAATGTTTAGCAACCCCTACTTATTTTTCCTATCCCCAAAGGGTTGTTCAAGGCTTTGATATAAGAAGATTATCAATTCTTTTATCTGTTTTGGATATTCAGGCAGATATTAATACTGGTCGATATGATATCTATTTAAATATTGCTGGCTCTTTGCAGATTAAAGAAACAGCCAGTGATTTAGGAATCATCTGTGCAGTTGCTTCGGCAATTAGAAAGAGTCCGATAAAGAGATTAACCTGTCTTTTAGGTGAAGTAGGTTTATTGGGTGAAATAAGGCCGGTTTCTTTTGTTCGAGAAAGGGTTAAAGAAGTTCAAAAACTTGGTTTTAATAGGATTATTGTACCCAAAGAAAATTTACCTATTTCTCCTCTGACAAATGGTTTAGAAATTATTCCGGTGAATTCTTTAAGAGAAGTTTTTGAAATCCTTAATTTAAAATAG